The DNA window TCGCCCGCATCAACCAGCAGCTGTCCGGCCTCGAGCTTGAACTGCTCGGGGAGGAAGGCCTGCGTTACTCCGACTGGACGATGGTCCGACCGGAGCGGGTCGAGTTCACCGCCCGCGACGCCGGCTACCGGTACCTGCGTGCCAAGGGGAACTCGATCGAGGGCGGCACCTCGGAGATCCTGCGCAACATCCTGGCCGAGCGGGTGCTCGGCCTGCCCGGTGAGCCACGCGTCGACAAGGACGTTCCCTGGAAGGACACAGCGCGTTGACAGATCTCGATCTGCTCTACACCGAGGTCGAGGACGACCTGCGCTCGACCGTGCGCGACCTGCTCGCGGATCGTTGCCCGCCGGCGGCGGTCACCGCCGTGTACGACGGCGACCGCACGCTGGTCGACCCGCTCTGGCAGGCCCTGGCGGTCGACCTCGGCCTGGCAGGGCTGCTCGTTCCCGAGGACCGGGGCGGCGCCGGGGCCTCGGCACGGGAGGCCGCCGTCGTGCTGGAGGAGCTCGGCCGTGTGGCGGCGCCGGTCCCCTTCCTGACCAGCGCGGTCGTCGCGACGACGGTGCTGCTGGCGGCCGGTTCCGAACTCGCGGCCAGGTTCACGGCGTCGCTCGCGGCCGGTGAGCGGACCGCGGCGCTGACCGTGCCGTTCACGGCGGCGCCGTTCACTGCCGCGCTGTCCGCGGCGGCGTCGGGCGCGCAGGCGCGGGGCGTGGAGGCGCGGGGCGCGCGGCTGGCCACTGTCGACGTTGTCAGGCCGCACACGCTCACCGGCACGGTGACCACCGTGGCCGGTGCACTGGAGGCGGACCTGCTGCTGGTACCGGCGTCCCGGGATGGACGTGTCGTGCTCTACGCCGTCGACGCCGCCGCGGTGGATCGGCCGCCCGTGGTCTCGTTCGACATGACCCGCCAGCTTGCCGATGTGCACCTGGTGGACGTCGAGGCCACGCCCGTGCTCGACGACCCCGCCGACCCTGGCGCCGCGGAGCGGGCGATTCGCGGCGGGCTGACCGCGGGCGCCGCCCTGCTCGCCTCCGAGCAGCTCGGCGTTGCGAGCTGGTGCCTGGACGAGACCGTTAAGTACCTGAAGACACGTCGCCAGTTCGGCCGGGTGGTCGGTGGCTTCCAGGCGCTCAAGCACAGGCTGGCCGACCTCTACGCCGGCGTCGAGTCCGCGGCCGCGGCCGCCCGCTACGCCGCCGCGGCACTGGCGTCCGGCGACCCGGATCTGGCTGTGGCCACCAGCGTCGCGGCGGCGTTCTGCGGCGACCTCGCGGTCGTCGCCGCGGAGGAGGCGGTGCAGCTGCACGGCGGCATCGGCATGACCTGGGAGTACCCGGCGCACCTTTACCTGAAGAAGGCCAAGGCCGACCAGATCGCGTTCGGCACCCCGGGTGCCCATCGCGCCCTGCTGGCATCGCTGGTGCACCTGCCGGAGGCTCCGCGCTAGCGCCCGGTGCGCCGTCGGGGCCCAGCCCGTCCGACGATCTGGAGATGTTCGTCGCCCCGGCAGCCGTCGCAGAATCCCGAGCTTTGGGCTTCCACCACCACCGCCGTTGTCCACCAT is part of the Parafrankia irregularis genome and encodes:
- a CDS encoding acyl-CoA dehydrogenase family protein, with the translated sequence MTDLDLLYTEVEDDLRSTVRDLLADRCPPAAVTAVYDGDRTLVDPLWQALAVDLGLAGLLVPEDRGGAGASAREAAVVLEELGRVAAPVPFLTSAVVATTVLLAAGSELAARFTASLAAGERTAALTVPFTAAPFTAALSAAASGAQARGVEARGARLATVDVVRPHTLTGTVTTVAGALEADLLLVPASRDGRVVLYAVDAAAVDRPPVVSFDMTRQLADVHLVDVEATPVLDDPADPGAAERAIRGGLTAGAALLASEQLGVASWCLDETVKYLKTRRQFGRVVGGFQALKHRLADLYAGVESAAAAARYAAAALASGDPDLAVATSVAAAFCGDLAVVAAEEAVQLHGGIGMTWEYPAHLYLKKAKADQIAFGTPGAHRALLASLVHLPEAPR